CAACCTTGTGGGCGCTGTGGATCGCGGCGCAAGGCGTGCCGGATTTCACCATCCTGTTCGTGTTCGTTGTCGGTGTGGTGCTGATGCGTTCAGCAGGTTGTGCCATCAATGATTACGCCGACCGTGATTTCGACCCGCATGTGGCGCGCACCAAAACCCGCCCGTTGGTGACTGGCGACATCAGCCCCAAAGAGGCGCTAGGGGTATTCGCAGTGCTGGGGTTGGGCGCTTTCTTGCTGGAATGGCAATTGAATGGCTTGACCATCGCCCTGTCGGTGGTGGCAGTGCTGTTGGCTGCGACCTACCCGTTCATGAAGCGTCTCCATCACTTGCCGCAGGTGCATCTGGGGGCAGCGTTTTCCTGGGCTATCCCGATGGCGTTCACCGCTGTGACTGGCGTCATGCCGCCGCTGTCAGCCTGGTTGCTGTTTGTCGCCGCGTTGTTGTGGACGACGGCTTACGACACCATGTATGCCATGTGCGACCGTGATGATGACCTGAAAATAGGTGTGAAATCGACCGCTATCCTGTTTGGCCAGCATGACCGGCTGATCATTGGCGTATTGCAGGCGCTCACCCTGCTGCTGCTGGCGATAGTCGGGCTTCTCAACGGTTTGGGTGGGTGGTACTGGCTAGGTTTGCTGCTGGCTGCCGGTTTCTCGGTTTACCAGCAATGGCTGATCCGCCACCGCGAACCCACGCCTAGCCTGCGTGCCTTCCTCAATAACCATTGGTTAGGGATGGCTGTCTTTGCCGGGCTGGCATTGGATTATGCTTTATGACCGCTATTCCGTTACAATCCGCCTTTCGTCCATTAACCCCCTGAGCTTTGAGTATGTCCAGACAATCCAGTTTTACTCGTGAAGAACTCCTGCAATGCGGCCATGGTGAAATGTTTGGCCCTGGCAATGCGCAGTTGCCTATCCCCAACATGCTGATGATGGATCGCATTGTTGAAATCAGTGCAGATGGTGGCACGCATGGCAAGGGGCATATTCTGGCGGAACTGGATATTACCCCAAGCCTGTGGTTCTTCGATTGC
The sequence above is drawn from the Thiothrix nivea DSM 5205 genome and encodes:
- the ubiA gene encoding 4-hydroxybenzoate octaprenyltransferase, coding for MMEKLRHYARLVRLDRPIGIYLLLWPTLWALWIAAQGVPDFTILFVFVVGVVLMRSAGCAINDYADRDFDPHVARTKTRPLVTGDISPKEALGVFAVLGLGAFLLEWQLNGLTIALSVVAVLLAATYPFMKRLHHLPQVHLGAAFSWAIPMAFTAVTGVMPPLSAWLLFVAALLWTTAYDTMYAMCDRDDDLKIGVKSTAILFGQHDRLIIGVLQALTLLLLAIVGLLNGLGGWYWLGLLLAAGFSVYQQWLIRHREPTPSLRAFLNNHWLGMAVFAGLALDYAL